From a region of the Apis mellifera strain DH4 linkage group LG2, Amel_HAv3.1, whole genome shotgun sequence genome:
- the LOC102655434 gene encoding odorant receptor 4-like isoform X2, translated as METKEKDLKQAFYAQPFLKIIGAWPIVIESSLSSKIRKWFIISFSISLQMCIVVPCILVMFLKEKNGRRKINLFMLLTNILNQVFKYVITLNRANELRIAIHEIKKDWLTATPEDRFIFVTNSRIGQRIMLIIAVIMYSSGLGYRMVLPLLKGKIVLPNNVTIRLLPCPTYFTFFNELVSPYYEIIFMLQILAGFFIYTVLSGTIGISLMLSLHMCSLLKILRRKMIDLADGSITSENTMQKRIVDIVEYQTKIKRFLGNTELITQYFCFYEISCNTCLICFIGYCIILEWENRNVIAIVVHFMLLGTCIFVTYIVCYIGQLLLDESNNLARTCITLNWYHFPTRKARCLILIIIMSNYPVKLTAAKVVDVSLTTFTDVMKAAMGYLNMLREVT; from the exons AtggaaacgaaggaaaaagatTTGAAGCAAGCGTTCTACGCGCAACCGTTCTTGAAAATAATCGGTGCTTGGCCAATTGTTATCGAATCTTCTTTGAGCTCGAAGATACGAAAATggtttataatatctttctcCATTTCCTTGCAAATGTGTATCGTGGTTCCGTGCATTTTGGTCATGTTCCTGAAAGAGAAgaacggaagaagaaaaataaatctgttCATGCTGCTCACTAATATTCTGAATCAAGTATTCAAGTACGTGATCACGCTGAACAGAGCGAACGAGTTGAGGATAGCTAtacacgaaataaaaaaagattggtTGACCGCTACGCCCGAAGATCGATTTATCTTTGTCACGAATTCGAGGATCGGCCAACGAATAATGCTGATAATAGCTGTGATCATGTATAGCAGCGGTCTCGGTTATCGAATGGTTCTTCCACTTTTGAAGGGGAAAATTGTCCTGCCGAATAACGTTACCATAAGACTGCTCCCCTGTCCAACTTACTTTAccttttttaacgaattagTTAGTCCATACTACGAGATAATCTTTATGCTGCAAATTCTGGctggatttttcatttatacagTTCTCAGTGGCACTATCGGAATTTCATTGATGCTCTCTCTCCATATGTGCAGTCTGTTGAAGATTTTAAGGAGAAAAATGATCGATCTCGCGGATGGATCGATTACCAGCGAGAATACCATGCAGAAGAGAATTGTGGACATAGTGGAATATCAAACGAAGATCAAAAG ATTTTTGGGTAATACAGAACTGATCAcgcaatatttttgtttttacgaAATCAGCTGTAACACTTGTCTTATATGTTTCATAGGATATTGCATTATTCTG GAATGGGAAAACCGTAATGTCATTGCTATAGTGGTGCATTTTATGCTATTAGGGACCTGTATTTTTGTTACATACATAGTCTGTTATATTGGTCAACTACTCCTGGATGAA agCAATAATTTAGCGCGAACATGCATCACGTTAAACTGGTATCATTTTCCGACAAGAAAAGCCCGATGtttgatattgataataattatgtctAATTATCCTGTAAAACTGACAGCGGCCAAAGTGGTAGACGTATCTTTAACCACCTTCACCGAT gtCATGAAGGCGGCAATgggttatttaaatatgttacgAGAAGTTACCTAA
- the Or9 gene encoding odorant receptor 9, whose amino-acid sequence MARIRNAREGINHTLWFAYPLSKMVGCWPLNIPSSTFSKIFNAFIIFISYLLSLIVLVPGLLYLFLKEKNGRRKIKMLMPLMSTIAQMTKYTILLRRMKEFNKLLDEIKKDWSTATQENRQIFSAKASIEHKLTTVIAITIYGGGIFYRMILPLSKGRIVLPNNVTIRLLPCPGYFGSLNVQITPNYEIIFTLQILGGFVIYTALCGVKSSCLMLCMHMCGLLRILTNKVMELTSDKDEKVVQEKIVYIVQYQTRIKEFYNYVDQFVPYVYFIEMIVGVLITCVLGYCIIVEWEDSDAMAIIAYVVLQVTCVFGTFSICYAGQLLVDESENVRQACNTLKWYRLPTKKARSLILLIIMSNYPLKVTAGRIVDVSLVTFTSIIKSAVGYMNILQQIT is encoded by the exons ATGGCACGAATCAGAAACGCGAGAGAAGGCATAAATCATACCCTTTGGTTCGCATATCCGCTCTCGAAAATGGTCGGTTGCTGGCCACTGAACATCCCATCTTCCACGTtctccaaaatttttaatgcctttataatttttatctcgtaCTTGCTCTCATTGATAGTCTTGGTCCCAGGCCTTCTCTATCTATTtctgaaagagaaaaacggCAGGAGGAAGATCAAAATGTTGATGCCACTTATGAGCACTATCGCACAAATGACTAAATATACCATACTATTGCGACGAATGAaggaatttaacaaattattggaCGAGATAAAGAAGGATTGGTCGACAGCCACGCAGGAGAATCGACAAATTTTTAGCGCGAAGGCGTCCATCGAGCACAAGTTGACGACGGTAATAGCTATCACTATATACGGAGGAGGTATCTTTTACAGGATGATTCTTCCACTTTCGAAAGGTAGAATCGTTTTACCCAACAACGTGACTATAAGATTGTTACCCTGTCCGGGTTACTTTGGCTCATTGAACGTTCAAATTACCCCGAATTACGAGATAATCTTCACGCTGCAAATTCTCGGCGGATTTGTCATTTATACAGCACTGTGCGGCGTCAAGAGTTCTTGTTTGATGCTCTGTATGCACATGTGCGGTTTGTTGAGGATCTTGACGAACAAGGTGATGGAACTTACGAGTGACAAGGATGAAAAAGTCGTGCAAGAGAAGATCGTGTACATTGTTCAGTATCAGACGAGGATCAAAGA ATTTTACAATTACGTTGATCAATTCGTAccatatgtttattttatcgaaatgatTGTCGGAGTATTAATTACGTGTGTACTTGGTTACTGCATAATCGTG GAATGGGAAGACAGTGATGCCATGGCTATAATTGCTTACGTCGTCCTGCAAGTGACTTGTGTCTTTGGCACATTCTCGATATGCTACGCCGGTCAACTTCTAGTCGACGAA agCGAGAATGTTAGACAGGCGTGTAACACATTGAAGTGGTATCGATTACCTACAAAGAAAGCTCGCAGCTTGATATTATTGATCATTATGTCGAATTATCCGCTAAAAGTCACGGCAGGAAGAATTGTAGACGTATCCTTAGTCACGTTTACTAGC ATCATTAAGAGTGCAGTAGGATACATGAATATACTCCAACAAATTACTTAA
- the LOC102655367 gene encoding odorant receptor 4-like isoform X2 — translation METKEKDLKQAFYAQPFLKIIGAWPILIESSLSSKIQKWFIISFSISLQMCIVVPCILVMFLKEKNGRRKINLFMLLTNILNQVFKYVITLNRANELRIAIHEIKKDWLTATPEDRFIFVTNSRIGQRIMLIIAVITYSSGLGYRMVLPLLKGKIVLANNVTIRLLPCPTYFTFFNELVSPYYEMIFMLQILAGVFVYTVLSGTIGISLMLSLHMCSLLKILRRKMIDLADGSITSENTMQKRIVDIVEYQTKIKRFLGNTELITQYFCFYEISCNTCLICFIGYCIILEWENSNVVAIVVHFMLLGTCILVTYIVCYIGQLLIDESNNLARTCITLNWYHFPTRKARCLILIIIMSNYPVKLTAAKVVDVSLTTFTDVMKAAMSYLNMLREVI, via the exons AtggaaacgaaggaaaaagatTTGAAGCAAGCGTTCTACGCGCAACCGTTCTTGAAAATAATCGGTGCTTGGCCAATTCTTATCGAATCTTCTTTGAGCTCGAAGATACAAAAATggtttataatatctttctcCATTTCCTTGCAAATGTGTATCGTTGTTCCGTGCATTTTGGTCATGTTCCTGAAAGAGAAgaacggaagaagaaaaataaatctgttCATGCTGCTCACTAATATTCTGAATCAAGTATTCAAGTACGTGATCACGTTGAACAGAGCGAACGAGTTGAGGATAGCTAtacacgaaataaaaaaagattggtTGACCGCCACGCCCGAAGATCGATTTATCTTTGTCACGAATTCGAGGATCGGCCAACGAATAATGCTGATAATAGCTGTGATCACGTATAGCAGCGGTCTCGGTTATCGAATGGTTCTTCCACTTTTGAAGGGGAAAATTGTCCTGGCGAATAACGTTACCATAAGACTGCTCCCCTGTCCAACTTACTTTAccttttttaacgaattagTTAGCCCATACTACGAGATGATTTTTATGCTGCAAATTCTGGCTGGAGTTTTCGTTTATACAGTTCTCAGTGGCACTATCGGAATTTCCTTGATGCTTTCTCTCCATATGTGCAGtcttttgaagattttaagaagaaaaatgatcgatcTCGCGGATGGATCGATTACCAGCGAGAATACCATGCAGAAGAGAATTGTGGACATAGTGGAATATCAAACGAAGATCAAAAG ATTTTTGGGTAATACAGAACTGATCAcgcaatatttttgtttttacgaAATCAGCTGTAACACTTGTCTTATATGTTTCATAGGATATTGCATTATTCTG GAATGGGAAAACAGTAATGTCGTTGCTATAGTGGTGCATTTTATGCTATTAGGGACTTGTATTTTAGTTACATACATAGTTTGTTACATTGGTCAACTACTCATCGACGAA agCAATAATTTAGCACGAACATGCATCACGTTAAACTGGTATCATTTTCCGACAAGAAAAGCCCGGTGtttgatattgataataattatgtctAATTATCCTGTAAAATTGACAGCGGCCAAAGTGGTAGACGTATCTTTAACCACCTTCACCGAT gtCATGAAGGCGGCAAtgagttatttaaatatgttacgAGAAGTTATTTAG
- the LOC102655434 gene encoding uncharacterized protein LOC102655434 isoform X1 — METKEKDLKQAFYAQPFLKIIGAWPIVIESSLSSKIRKWFIISFSISLQMCIVVPCILVMFLKEKNGRRKINLFMLLTNILNQVFKYVITLNRANELRIAIHEIKKDWLTATPEDRFIFVTNSRIGQRIMLIIAVIMYSSGLGYRMVLPLLKGKIVLPNNVTIRLLPCPTYFTFFNELVSPYYEIIFMLQILAGFFIYTVLSGTIGISLMLSLHMCSLLKILRRKMIDLADGSITSENTMQKRIVDIVEYQTKIKRFLGNTELITQYFCFYEISCNTCLICFIGYCIILEWENRNVIAIVVHFMLLGTCIFVTYIVCYIGQLLLDEVVQTALLQSRVIIYFNMNLYFQSNNLARTCITLNWYHFPTRKARCLILIIIMSNYPVKLTAAKVVDVSLTTFTDVMKAAMGYLNMLREVT, encoded by the exons AtggaaacgaaggaaaaagatTTGAAGCAAGCGTTCTACGCGCAACCGTTCTTGAAAATAATCGGTGCTTGGCCAATTGTTATCGAATCTTCTTTGAGCTCGAAGATACGAAAATggtttataatatctttctcCATTTCCTTGCAAATGTGTATCGTGGTTCCGTGCATTTTGGTCATGTTCCTGAAAGAGAAgaacggaagaagaaaaataaatctgttCATGCTGCTCACTAATATTCTGAATCAAGTATTCAAGTACGTGATCACGCTGAACAGAGCGAACGAGTTGAGGATAGCTAtacacgaaataaaaaaagattggtTGACCGCTACGCCCGAAGATCGATTTATCTTTGTCACGAATTCGAGGATCGGCCAACGAATAATGCTGATAATAGCTGTGATCATGTATAGCAGCGGTCTCGGTTATCGAATGGTTCTTCCACTTTTGAAGGGGAAAATTGTCCTGCCGAATAACGTTACCATAAGACTGCTCCCCTGTCCAACTTACTTTAccttttttaacgaattagTTAGTCCATACTACGAGATAATCTTTATGCTGCAAATTCTGGctggatttttcatttatacagTTCTCAGTGGCACTATCGGAATTTCATTGATGCTCTCTCTCCATATGTGCAGTCTGTTGAAGATTTTAAGGAGAAAAATGATCGATCTCGCGGATGGATCGATTACCAGCGAGAATACCATGCAGAAGAGAATTGTGGACATAGTGGAATATCAAACGAAGATCAAAAG ATTTTTGGGTAATACAGAACTGATCAcgcaatatttttgtttttacgaAATCAGCTGTAACACTTGTCTTATATGTTTCATAGGATATTGCATTATTCTG GAATGGGAAAACCGTAATGTCATTGCTATAGTGGTGCATTTTATGCTATTAGGGACCTGTATTTTTGTTACATACATAGTCTGTTATATTGGTCAACTACTCCTGGATGAAGTAGTACAAACTGCATTATTGCAGTCGCgtgttattatttactttaatatgaatttatattttcagagCAATAATTTAGCGCGAACATGCATCACGTTAAACTGGTATCATTTTCCGACAAGAAAAGCCCGATGtttgatattgataataattatgtctAATTATCCTGTAAAACTGACAGCGGCCAAAGTGGTAGACGTATCTTTAACCACCTTCACCGAT gtCATGAAGGCGGCAATgggttatttaaatatgttacgAGAAGTTACCTAA
- the LOC102655367 gene encoding uncharacterized protein LOC102655367 isoform X1, producing METKEKDLKQAFYAQPFLKIIGAWPILIESSLSSKIQKWFIISFSISLQMCIVVPCILVMFLKEKNGRRKINLFMLLTNILNQVFKYVITLNRANELRIAIHEIKKDWLTATPEDRFIFVTNSRIGQRIMLIIAVITYSSGLGYRMVLPLLKGKIVLANNVTIRLLPCPTYFTFFNELVSPYYEMIFMLQILAGVFVYTVLSGTIGISLMLSLHMCSLLKILRRKMIDLADGSITSENTMQKRIVDIVEYQTKIKRFLGNTELITQYFCFYEISCNTCLICFIGYCIILEWENSNVVAIVVHFMLLGTCILVTYIVCYIGQLLIDEVVQTALLQSRVIIYFNMNLYFQSNNLARTCITLNWYHFPTRKARCLILIIIMSNYPVKLTAAKVVDVSLTTFTDVMKAAMSYLNMLREVI from the exons AtggaaacgaaggaaaaagatTTGAAGCAAGCGTTCTACGCGCAACCGTTCTTGAAAATAATCGGTGCTTGGCCAATTCTTATCGAATCTTCTTTGAGCTCGAAGATACAAAAATggtttataatatctttctcCATTTCCTTGCAAATGTGTATCGTTGTTCCGTGCATTTTGGTCATGTTCCTGAAAGAGAAgaacggaagaagaaaaataaatctgttCATGCTGCTCACTAATATTCTGAATCAAGTATTCAAGTACGTGATCACGTTGAACAGAGCGAACGAGTTGAGGATAGCTAtacacgaaataaaaaaagattggtTGACCGCCACGCCCGAAGATCGATTTATCTTTGTCACGAATTCGAGGATCGGCCAACGAATAATGCTGATAATAGCTGTGATCACGTATAGCAGCGGTCTCGGTTATCGAATGGTTCTTCCACTTTTGAAGGGGAAAATTGTCCTGGCGAATAACGTTACCATAAGACTGCTCCCCTGTCCAACTTACTTTAccttttttaacgaattagTTAGCCCATACTACGAGATGATTTTTATGCTGCAAATTCTGGCTGGAGTTTTCGTTTATACAGTTCTCAGTGGCACTATCGGAATTTCCTTGATGCTTTCTCTCCATATGTGCAGtcttttgaagattttaagaagaaaaatgatcgatcTCGCGGATGGATCGATTACCAGCGAGAATACCATGCAGAAGAGAATTGTGGACATAGTGGAATATCAAACGAAGATCAAAAG ATTTTTGGGTAATACAGAACTGATCAcgcaatatttttgtttttacgaAATCAGCTGTAACACTTGTCTTATATGTTTCATAGGATATTGCATTATTCTG GAATGGGAAAACAGTAATGTCGTTGCTATAGTGGTGCATTTTATGCTATTAGGGACTTGTATTTTAGTTACATACATAGTTTGTTACATTGGTCAACTACTCATCGACGAAGTAGTACAAACTGCATTATTGCAGTCGCgtgttattatttactttaatatgaatttatattttcagagCAATAATTTAGCACGAACATGCATCACGTTAAACTGGTATCATTTTCCGACAAGAAAAGCCCGGTGtttgatattgataataattatgtctAATTATCCTGTAAAATTGACAGCGGCCAAAGTGGTAGACGTATCTTTAACCACCTTCACCGAT gtCATGAAGGCGGCAAtgagttatttaaatatgttacgAGAAGTTATTTAG
- the LOC102655553 gene encoding uncharacterized protein LOC102655553 produces the protein MVQIRNAREGINHTFWFAYPLSRMLGYWPLNVPSSAFSKILNSFTIFFSYLLPLIVLIPGLLYVFLKERNGRRKVKMLMPHINSIAQMTKYTIILRRTKELGKLLDEIKKDWSTATQENRRIFSERASIEHKLTMIVAITIYGGGFLYRAILPLSKGRIVLPNNVTIRLLPCPGYFGSLDEQVTPNYEIIFTLQVLGGFVTHTAVCGIKSACLMVCMHMCGLLRILTNKLTDLTNDNDERVVQEKIVHIVEYQTRIKEFLNHVDQFVPYVYLIEIFVGVLITCILGYCIIVEWEDSDAMAIIAYVALQTTCVFGTFSICYVGQLLVDESESVRQACKTLKWYRLPTKKARSLILLIIMSNYPIKVTAGRLVDVSLVTFTSIIKSAVGYMNILQQVT, from the exons ATGGTCCAAATCAGGAACGCAAGAGAAGGGATAAACCATACCTTTTGGTTCGCTTATCCGCTCTCGAGAATGCTTGGCTATTGGCCGTTGAACGTCCCCTCTTCCgcgttttctaaaattttaaattcctttACCATTTTTTTCTCGTACTTGCTACCATTGATAGTCTTGATTCCAGGCCTTCTGTACGTATTtctgaaagagagaaacgggAGGAGAAAGGTCAAAATGTTGATGCCGCACATCAACAGTATAGCACAAATGACTAAATATACGATTATATTACGACGAACCAAGGAACTTGGTAAATTATTGGACGAGATAAAGAAGGATTGGTCGACGGCCACTCAAGAGAATCGACGAATTTTCAGCGAGAGGGCGTCCATCGAGCACAAATTGACGATGATAGTGGCGATCACTATATACGGTGGAGGTTTCTTGTACAGGGCGATTCTTCCACTTTCGAAAGGTAGAATCGTTTTACCCAACAACGTGACCATAAGATTGTTACCCTGTCCGGGTTACTTTGGCTCCTTGGACGAGCAAGTTACCCCGAATTACGAGATAATCTTCACCCTTCAAGTCCTCGGCGGATTTGTCACTCACACAGCTGTGTGCGGCATCAAGAGTGCTTGCTTGATGGTGTGCATGCATATGTGCGGTTTGCTAAGAATTTTGACGAACAAACTGACGGATCTTACGAATGACAATGATGAACGAGTTGTGCAGGAGAAGATCGTGCATATCGTCGAGTATCAGACGAGGATCAAAGA ATTTTTGAATCACGTTGACCAATTCGTACCCTACGTTTATCTCATCGAAATTTTTGTCGGAGTACTGATTACATGCATACTTGGTTACTGCATAATCGTG GAATGGGAAGACAGCGATGCCATGGCTATAATAGCTTACGTTGCCTTGCAAACAACTTGCGTCTTTGGCACCTTCTCCATATGCTATGTCGGTCAACTTTTGGTTGATGAA aGCGAGAGTGTTAGACAAGCGTGCAAGACATTGAAATGGTATCGATTACCTACAAAAAAGGCGCGCAGCTTGATACTGTTGATCATTATGTCGAATTATCCAATAAAAGTCACTGCGGGAAGACTTGTGGACGTATCCTTGGTCACGTTTACTAGT ATCATTAAGAGTGCTGTgggatatatgaatatattgcaACAAGTTACTTAA